The Kaistella daneshvariae genomic sequence CAGACAAAAGGTTCTCATTTTGAGGACCTTTTTCTTTTGGCATGCTTTTGATAATTCGTACCTTCGCAATCTTTAAAATATTATTAAAATTTTTCGATGACATTAATTCAGTTATTTCAATTTATACTCAGTATTTCAATTCTGGTTGTTCTTCATGAATTAGGGCATTTTATTCCGGCAAAACTCTTTAAAACCAAGGTGGAAAAATTTTATCTGTTTTTCGATCCCTGGTTTTCGCTTGTAAAAACTAAAATCCGTGGTACCGAATACGGTATCGGCTGGCTTCCTTTTGGTGGCTACGTGAAAATCGCCGGAATGGTGGATGAAAGTATGGATACCGAGCAGCTGAAAAAACCCGCTGAACCTTGGGAATTCCGCAGCAAACCGGCATGGCAGAGACTAATCATCATGATGGGTGGCGTTACGGTAAACTTCTTTTTAGCCTGGACGATTTACTCGTGTTTAAGCTATTTTAAAGGGGAAACCTTCCACGAAAATTCCAAATTTGAAAACGGAATTTCGGTCTCTCCGGCAGCCAAAAAAATGGGTTTGCAAACCGGCGATAAAATTTTAAAAATCGATGGGAAAGGAGCGGACCGTATGGAAACTTCTACCATCAACATGCTTTTTGCCAATGAGGTTACGGTTTTGCGTGACGGTAAGAAAGTTACTTTTCCTGTGAATGAAGACGGGGTTGCAGAAATTTTGGCTGATAATGAAGCGAAAGCGTATTTCGGACCGCGATTTCCGGTCGTTGTTGATAGTTTACGTCCGAACGGCCCGGCAATTAATTCCGGCTTGATGAAAGGCGATAAAATCGTCGGCGTGAACGGAAAACCGGTTCAGTATTTCGATGAGCTGGTTTCTGAACTTTCGCAAAATAAAAATCAAAATATCGTTTTGAATGTGGAGCGAAATAACGCGAAACAGAATATCGATGTTAAAGTTGATGCAAAAGGTGAATTAGGTTTTGGTGCAGACAGCTCTATCATTCAGCAGGAATTCGAGAAAACACGCGTTAAAAAAGACTACACTTGGGCAGAAGCAATTCCGCGCGGTTTGACGAGAACAATTGATGTGCTCACAATGCAGATCAAGCAGTTTAAAATTGTGTTCAACACCAAAACCGAAGGTTACAAGAAAGTTTCGGGACCAATAGGAATCATCAAACAGATGCCGGAAACCATCAATTGGGAGTTTTTCTGGAGTTTTACGGCCATGTTTTCGGTGTGGTTGGCTTTCCTTAATTTAATTCCGATTCCGGGATTAGATGGCGGTCATGTGATGTTTACGCTTTGGGAAATGATCACAGGCAAGCCTGTACCGCAGAAAGTTTTGGAAAATGCACAGATGATCGGTGTGATATTTTTACTCGGCTTAATGGTGCTTATTTTCGGAAATGACATTTTGAAATGGATTACCGGAAAATTCTAAAAAATATTCCGAAATAATTTTGGCAGAATTAAAAAAGTTTTTATATTTGCAAACGCTTACAGCAAAGAGAAACACTCCTCTTTAGCTCAGTTGGTTAGAGCATCTGACTGTTAATCAGAGGGTCGCTGGTTCGAGCCCAGCAAGAGGAGCAAAACCATCACAGAAATGTGATGGTTTTTTGTTTTTACACACCTTGTAAATGTGCAAATTACAAACTTTAGCTCCAATTTAACACGCGCTTATTCCACTTTTTTAAGCTTACAGGAACTTCTTTGTCACTTTTGTGATTTCGGTAAAACTATCTTCATATTAACCGCACACACCTTATTTGATATTCCTAAATCTCACAAGCACTTCTTTGTCACTTTTGTAGTTCAAAACTCAAAATTTAATGGTTTTAGCACAAAAAAACCTTCACCAATAAGATGAAGGTTTGCATAACAATAATTTAATTTATTTTTTCTTCACCGCTTTCGCGATGTTGATGATCACTTTCACCGCTTTTTCCATGGATTCCAGCGCCACATATTCGTATGGTCCGTGGAAGTTCATTCCGCCCGCAAAAATATTAGGGCAAGGTAGACCCATATAAGACAACTGTGCGCCGTCTGTACCGCCGCGAATAGCTTTGATCTTAGGTTCGATGTTCGTGTCTTTCAAAGCCTGTTCTGCAATATCAATGATGTGCATTTTTCCTTCAAACTGCTGCTTCATATTTCGGTATTGCTCTTTAATCTCAATTTCTGCCGTTCCTTCACCGTATTTTTTATTAAATTCTGCTACCTGATCGGTGATGAATTTTTTTCGTGCTTCAAACTTTTCGCTGTCATGATCGCGGATGATGTACTGAAGTTTCGCTTCAGAAATGTCCGCTTTCACTTCCATTAAATGGTAGAAACCTTCAAATTCTCTCGTAGTTCCCGGTGTTTCATTTTCCGGTAACATTTTAATAAAATCCGCCGCTAAAAGGGCAGAATTTACCATTTTACCATAAGCATAACCCGGATGAACGCTCAGTCCGTGAATTTTCACCACCGCGCCGGCAGCATTAAAGTTTTCATATTCAAGCTCGCCAACTTCAGAACCGTCCATGGTGTACGCCCATTCAGCACCAAATTTTTCAACATCAAATTTATGCGCGCCACGCCCGATTTCCTCGTCCGGCGTAAAGCCAATAGCGATTTTTCCGTGCTTAATTTCCGGATGCGCCAGCAAATATTCCGCAGCGGTTACTATTTCAGCAACACCAGCTTTATCATCAGCGCCAAGCAATGAAGTTCCATCAGTCGTGATCAGCGTTTTACCGATATAATCTTTTAAAGTTTCAAATTTTGATGGTGACAGCGTGAAACCGGTTTCTTTATTTAAAAGCAGATCTTTTCCGTCGTAATCATCCCAAATTTGCGGTTTTACATCTTTTCCGTTAAAATCCGGCGACGTGTCATAATGCGAAATAAATCCCACCACAGGTTCGTCATCATTTTCAAGGTTTGACGGGACATAGGCATAAATATAACCGTGCTCATCAATCGAAACATCGCTTAAACCAAGGGTTTTCAGTTCTTCAAAAATATAATTCGCAATGTCCCACTGTTGTGGAGTGGAAGGAGTAGACTCGCTTTCCGGATCGCTGGTTGAATAGATTTTCGCGTAAGTGATAAAGCGGTTTTGCAGCTTCAGTTTCCAGTCAAGATTAAAATCGATGCTTGTCATTATAAAGGTATTTTTAACAAAGTTAAAATTTTAGCCTGAGCCTTAACCAAGATTTAGGAATTATTTTTGCTGCCCTTCAGCGTATTGCTTTCCTAAAATGTACATCCTCAGCTTATTAAAATTTTTTCGCCGCTTTTTAGCGGTTTTTTAAAGTTTTGGTATATTTGAGAAAACCAAAAAGAAAAATGTTTTTAACCGAATGTCCGCGCGACGCCATGCAAGGTTGGCCAGATTTTATACCGACCGAAACCAAGATCGACTATACCAATGCGCTGATGGCGGTTGGTTTTGATGTGCTGGACTGCGGCAGCTTCGTTTCACCGAAAAGCATTCCACAGATGGCAGATTCCGGTGTAGTTCTGGACAGAATCGATAAAAGCATTTCCAACACCAAACTTTCGGTCATCGTAGCAAACTTTCGGGGCGCCGAAAAAGCGTTGAAACATCAGTCTGTAGATATTTTAGGTTTTCCTTTTTCCATTTCGGAAACATTTCAGCACAGAAATACGAATAAAAGCCGCGAAGAAGCTTTTACTGACATTAAAAAAATCAGTAAAGTTCTGGAAAAAGACGGCCGCATTTTAAATGTCTATTTTTCGATGGCTTTCGGAAATCCGTACGGTGATTTGTGGACTGTTGAGGAGATTGATAAATGGGCGCAGCGCTTCAGCGACCTTGGCATTAAAAATATTTTGCTTTCCGACACCACCGGAACCGGAACTGCCGAGCAAATTGCAGAGCTTTTTTCCTTCATTCCAAAAAAATATCCGCATATCGATTTCGGTGCGCATTTCCATAACCGATATCAGGATTCTTACTCAAAATTAAAAGCCGCTTATGACAGTGGCTGTCGCCGTTTTGATTCTGCAATTAAAGGAATCGGCGGATGTCCGATGGCAAATGACGAGCTTGTTGGAAATATGCCTACCGAGCAAATCATTAATTTTATGGCAATGGAAAAAATTGATCATTCGCTGAATTTGCTCAATTTTGAAAGCGCTTACAACAGAGCCAAAAATATCTTCCATTTTTAACCAAATTTTTTAAAAATCATGGCAACTTCAAAAGTTATTTATTCTGGCGATTTACGCTGCGAATCCGAGCATTTACAGTCAGGAACGATCATTTATACCGATGCGCCCACCGATAACCACGGCAAAGGTGAAGCTTTTTCACCAACCGATCTTTGTGCGACTTCTTTAGCGCAATGTATGCTGACAACCATCGCGATTTTGGGTAAAGACCGCGGAATTTCCATCGATGGTTCTTATGCGGAAGTTCAGAAAAATATGAACCCGAAGCCGCGAATAATTGCAGAAATCGTTTGTGATGTGCACATGAAAGGAAACTTTGATGACGATCAGAAAAATTTTATCGAAGAAACAGCGTACAACTGCCCGGTGGCTTTGTCGTTGAGTTCTGATCTAAAGAAAACCATCAATTTCACCTACGAAAATTAAGATTTTTAAAATTAAAAAAAATTGGCCTTAAAACGGCTAATTTTTCGGTTTTATGATTTTAATTAGGTGATTCTTAGAACAAAGCGTGTTTTATTTTGGTATCTTTATAAGAACAAAAAACACTGCTATGACATCAACAATTACTTATTTGGGCGATAAAAAAATCGTTTCGAAACATGAAAAATCCGGCGCCGAAATCATTACCTGTGCGCCCGTGCGCGAAGGCGGAACTTCTGAAATGTTCTCACCTTCGGATTTGTTTGGTATTTCGCTGGGACAGTCCATGCTGATGGCGGTGGCTGTTTTGGGAAAAGAACGCGGCATTGATATCACTGGCGCAAAATGCGACTTGAAAAAATCTACGCACCCGCAACCGAAAAGAATCGGCACCATTTTCTGCATCGTGCGCTTTCCGGGAAATTATACGGAGAACGAAAAGAAATTCATCGAAGAAACGGCTTTAAATTGTCCGGTGGCGCTTTCAATCCATCCAAATGTGCAGCGTACCGTTTTATTTGAATACGGACATTAATAAAAAAAAGCCGCTAAATGCGGCTTTTTTTCTGTTTTAAATCATTCCCAGTTCGAAGCGGGCTTCCTCGCTCATCATATCTTTGTTCCAGGCGGGTTCAAAGGTAAGGTCGAGGTCCACTTCATTTACGCCTTCCACTTCGGTTACTTTTTCGCGCACTTCTGCCGGCAAACTTTCTGCAACCGGGCAGTTGGGTGTTGTTAAAGTCATGATTACTTTTACCGCGCCTTCATCGGAAATCTGAACGTCGTAAATGAGTCCCAATTCGTAAATATCCACCGGAATTTCCGGGTCGTAAACGGTTTTTAAAGCAATAATAATATTTTCGCCAATTTCGGCTATCTGGTCATCTGTATATTTCATTTCCAATTTCAAGTTTAACTTTTGTCTAATAAATCTTCCTGTCGCATGCGGCGGAAAACATTTGCCAAAGTTAAGACATCTTTTTCACAATATTGAACGATTCTAAATAAGTCTTTTTCTATGTGGTAAATTGAAGAAACCTGTGAACCGTCGATATCGTCTTTCGGTGTAGGGATTCCGAAAACATGTGCTAAAAGTTCCAGCGACACAAAAGATTTGTAATCACCGAACTTCCATAATTCCATGGTGTCGATGTGCGGAATTTCCCAGGGTTTCTTGCCGTACAGCTGAAATGGTGTGGGAGGCTGCATTCCATTAATTAAAAATCGCCGCGCAATCCAGGGAAAATCAAATTCTTTACCGTTGTGGGCGCAAAGAACTACATCGCGAAGTTTTGGGCGGTTGAAAATTTCACCAAATTCTTCCAGCAGTTTTCTTTCATCATCACCATAAAAACTTTTGATGAGAAGTCTTTCGCTCTTTTCTAAAATTCCGACCGAAATGCAGATAATTTTTCCGAATTCCGCCATAATTCCGCCGCGTTCGTGGTAAAATTCTGCCGGTGAAAATTCATCTTTCCGCTGAAAACGCGTTTTTTTATCCCAAAGATATTGGTCGGTTTCGTGCAGCTCGTCCCAGTGGCCAACCTGCGGCACAGTTTCAATATCCAAAAAGAGAACTTTTTCTAAAGGAATATGTTGAATCATAATCTGCTTTTTAAAATTTTAACCCAGGCACAAGCCGTTTTCCACTTTTTGAAGTGGTGAGATCAGCGTTACTTCTTTGTTTTTGCCATAAATCCCCAGTACCAGACATTCGCTCATAAAATTGGCAATTTGCTTTTTCGGGAAGTTCACCACGGCAAGAATTTGTGTTCCGATGAGATTTTCTTTGGTATAAAGTTCGGTAATCTGCGCCGAAGATTTTTTAATTCCGAGTTCGCCGAAATCAATTTCAAGCTGAAAAGCGGGATTTTTCGCCAAAGGAAAATCTGCCACCGCAATGATGGTTCCCGTTCTGATGTCGAGTTTTTCAAAATCTGTCCAGCTGATTTCAGGTTTCATAGTTAATTTTTTGTTGAAATAATATAGTTATACACCATCTCGTGCTGCGTTGCGTTCAGTTTTGCTTTTGGCGCCATTTCCGCTAAAATTCCCGTCCAGGCTTCGTCGGAATGTTCGGATTGACTTGGTAAATCGTGGCATCTTGCGCAGGAATTTTCAAAAACTGTTTTTCCCTGTGCCAAATATTCTGCTGAAAATTTATTCTCTGCTTCTGCCTGAACTTTTGGCGTACAGGAAATGGTCATCACGGTTACAGCAAAAGCAAAAGCTAAAAAATTTGCCGGTTTAAAGGTGTTTTTTTTCAAATTTCTAAAGTTGGTCATTTTTTAAATTTAGGTGATCAGTCTTCCAAAAATAGCAATTTTCATTTTAAACTAAATCTAGAGCGCAGCAGCGAACCTTTAAAAATTCGTTTACACCAGCATCCCAACATTTTCTGAAAAGAATTTGTATTTTTGAAGAAGATGAAAACTTTTTCTACCTCTGAGTTAATTGATGGTTTGCGCTCCGGCGACAAAAGAATGCTCGCCAAAGCCATCACTTTGGTTGAAAGTAAAAAGCCGGAACACCGCGACCAAGCGGAAGAAATTTTGAAAGCGATTATGCCTTTCACCGGAAATTCCATTCGCATCGGAATTACGGGCGTGCCTGGCGCGGGTAAATCTACCTTCATCGAAAATTTCGGAAAATTTGCCATTAAAGCAGGTAAAAAAGTTGCGGTGCTTGCCATCGACCCGAGTTCTTCTCTGAACAAAGGTTCCATTCTCGGCGATAAAACGCGGATGGAAGAACTCGCACGCGAAAAAAACGCTTTTATCCGTCCGAGTCCAACTTCCGGATTTTTAGGTGGAATTGCCAACGCGACTTTTGAAAGTATGCTTTTATGTGAAGCGGCGGGCTACGATTATATTTTGATTGAAACTGTCGGTGTAGGGCAAAGTGAAGTTTTGGTTTCCGACATTACCGATGTTTTTCTTTTTTTAAAAATCATTGGTGGTGGCGATGAACTGCAGGGAATTAAACGCGGCGTCATGGAAATGGTCGATTTGATTTTCATTAATAAAGTGGAAAAAAGCAACCTTCAGCATGCAAAAAATACAAAAGTAGAATTGCTGCGTGCTTTACATTTTATGCCCGAAAAAGAAAAAAACTGGAAAGTGCCGGTGCTGCTCGGTTCTGCACTGGAAAATGTAGGTTTGGAAGAGGTTTACGAAAAGATTCAGGAATTTATCGCCCTTAAAACGGCAAATTTTTCGTTTTTAGCTACAAGGAAAAAACAGGCGGAAAAACGTTTTGAATATTGGGTTAAAGAATTGATTTTGCAGAAAACCAAATCGCGCAAAGACGGCGAAACTGTTTATGATCTGCACAAAAAAAAGGCTTCCGAACTGGAAGTGAACCCAAGTTCGGAAGCAAAATTATTTGTCGATCAGCTTCTTAAAAATTAATTTTTAGCTGAAGCCGTGTTGGCGGTGATATAACCGTCGTAGGTAATCGGTTGTCTGTCGGTAGATTGTATCGCCACATACGTTTTCCCGTTTTTATAAACTTCCATTACAATTTTGGTAACAATCTGCTGGTCGGTCGGCATGATGACGAAAACCGAACTTCCTTTGGAACCTGTTGAACGGTTTACGGTAAATTCTTTTGAGGTAAATCTAAAGGAATTATCGCTTTTCATCGATGAGGTGTACATTCTACCGAAGTAAGGCATCACCACATCCAATTCATCTTTTTTCAGTTCAATCGTGTAGCCGGGATCTAATGACAGCATTTGGGCAGAATTTCCGGTGGGGAAAGAATTCATAATATTAATTACATCGTAATTTGTGGGATTTGCGCGTTCCGCCATAAAGGTGAATTCGCCGCCGTCCACTAAACTTTGAACTTTTTCTGAAGATCTCGTACTCTGTGTACCGCATGAACTTAGAAAAAGAAATATGAACAGGGAGCTGAGAAGTGTGGTTAAATTTTTCATAGGAGAAAATTTTTGTTTTAAGGATATTGGTTTTTCCAATATTTTACGGCTTTTGTAAATATTTGCCATGTAGATTAGCTGTGAGCAAAAATTATGCAATAATCCGCGTCGGATGTCATTTGGAATAAAAATTGTTTAACCGAAACAAATTAACAATTACCACTATGAAAAAATTAAATAAATTCGTCGGGCTCAGCATTGTATCAGTGATGATGTTTGCGTGTACCACGAACCCGATTACCGGCCGAAAAACGCTTCAGTTAGCCAACGACCAGGAAATCCAGGCGATGGCCTTACAACAATATCGCGAAACGCTTGCTAAAGCTAAGGTTGTCTCGGGCACCAGTCAGGCAAAAAGCGTAAACAACGTAGGATTAAGAATTAAAAATGCCGCGACCAACTACTACCGAGGTATCGGTCGTGAAGCAGATATTGCAAATTATCAGTGGGAATTTAACCTCATCGATGATAAAGCAATTAATGCCTGGGCGATGCCGGGGGGAAAAGTGGCAGTTTACACCGGAATTTTCCCAGTAACAAAAACAGACACCGGCTTAGCGGTGGTTTTAGGTCACGAGATTTCCCATGCTTTGGCAGGTCACGGAAACGAAAGAATTTCTCAGGCGATGGTTGCACAATATGGTGGCGCCATTTTAGGCAGTACTATTTCTAACGGGCAATTAGCTGCGATTTTCCAGCAGGCCTACCCAATCGGTGCACAGGTTGCCCTTTTGAAATATGGACGTAGTCAGGAGCTTGAAGCGGATGAAATGGGGCTTTACCTGATGGCGATGGCGGGTTACGATCCGCGTGAAGCACAGCCGTTCTGGCAACGTATGGAAAGCGCTTCCAATGGTGGCAGCAGACCGCCGGAATTCCTTTCTACTCACCCAAATCCGGATACCCGTAGAGCAGATTTAGAAAAACACATGCCTAAAGCTTTACAATATTATAAAGCTGCGGGCGGAAAAATTTAAAAAAAACACAGATCCATTATAAACCGACCTTCCCATAATTTTATTAAATTTGGGAAGGTCTTTTAAAATCCAGCTATGAAAAATTTATCTTTTATTGGTCTTTTGCTTTTAGGTTTGGCCTTTTTGCTTTACTATATGTTGCCGGAATTTTCTGCAGTAAAACTTTTTGAACCGATGAGTTTAATGGGAATTCTCGCGGGAATTGGTATTGGCCTTATTATCGGTGGCATTGTAGGTTATGCAAGCAAAGGCGCTGCGCTGAGAGCTGAAGAAAAACGCCGTGAACTGAAACAGCTTCGTAAAGAAAAAGAAGAACTGGAAAAATTAGCCGCAGAACAGGCAAAAAATCAAAATGTTACCTACGTTACTGATGACAATAAAAATCCTCCGAATTACTAATTCAGAGGATTATTTTTTACCGCTTAAAAGCAGATATTCTTTATAATTGGTAACCAATACCCACCATAAATAAACTTGGGCGGCTGTCATAACGAATTACTTCGTTATTCGTGCTGTTGATAAATTCTCTTTGATCTTCCGTGAAAGCACCTTCATATTTTGCATTCAAAATTAATTTTTGAATTTGAACCTGTGCTCCGAACTGGTAACCTAAAGTGAAATCTTTCAGCGCGTTTTCTTTAAAATCTTTATACTGGTTGTCAGAGGAAAGATTATAAGAAGCCACCGGACCGATAAACACGCCTAAATTGTCACCTAAAAGTCGGTAACCTAATAGCACGGGAACGTCAACTCTGTTGCTTTTCGCTTCGATGGTTGTGGAAGTTTCCGGTACCTGAAATTCATTTTTAAAAGTGGTGTAATAAATTTCCGGCATCACGAAAAGCGACGCTGGCAAATCGATTTTTGCAGAAAGTCCCACATTGAAGCCCACATTGTTTTTACCAGATTGGTCGTATGCAGATACCGCGCTGTTTTTTATATTTTGCCAGCTTGGCGAGTCCGTTTTAAAAAGCAGGTTTGCTTTTCCCGCGAATGATACTTGCGCAGTGCTCAGAAGGCTGGCGCCAACAAGAAAAGTACTAAGAATTTTTTTCATTTGTTTGAGGTTTTGTTATCACATTTTCAATTGAAGTTTTGTTCGTTTCCAGGAAATATTCCCGCAGCTCTTTGAACAATTCTGAAGAATAAACGAAATCAATTAGATTTTTATTGCCTGCGTTGATTAGGACATCTTTATTTCCTTCCCATTCTTTCAGGCCATTTCGCAGATATACAATTTTCTCGCCAATCGTCATCACCGAGTTCATATCGTGTGAATTGATGATGGTCGTGGTTTTATATTCTTTGGTAATTTCCAGCAACAAATCATCAATAATATTGGAAGTGTAAGGATCCAGGCCGGAATTCGGTTCATCACAGAACAGATATTTTGGATTATTTACAATCGCCCGCGCGATGGCGACGCGTTTCTGCATCCCACCCGAAATTTCAGACGGATATTTACGGTTGGCTTTTTCCAGATGCACGCGGCCTATTACCTCAAAAGCGCGGCGTTTTTTCTCCCGGAACGAAAGATTGGTAAACATATCCAGCGGAAAAGTGATATTTTCTTCCACCGTCATGGAATCGAAAAGTGCACTTCCCTGGAAAACCGTCCCGATTTCTGCACGAAGAAGCTGTTTTTCATCGCGCGACATTTTATTAATATCACGACCATCAAACAAAATTCCTCCAGAAGTTGGCTGATAAACATTCAGCAAACTTTTCAGGAAAACCGTTTTACCCGAACCACTTTGCCCGATGATGAGGTTTACCTTACCCGTTTCGAAAGTTGTAGTTATACCTTTTAAAACTTCTACCTCATCAAACTGCTTTTTTAGGTCTTTTACTTCAATCATTAGCTGAGGAACATTTGGGTTAAAATTAAATTCATTACGATGATGGCCACAATGGTCCAAACCACCGCCTGCGTACTTGCACGTCCAACTTCCAGCGAGCCGCCTTTTACATTATAGCCGAAATATGCTGGAATTGTTGCGATAAGAAAGGCAAAAACTGCAGTCTTTAAAAATGCATACCAAATAAAATGAGAAGGCATATACATTTGGATTCCCGTGATATAATCAGCTTTGCTCCAGCTTCCGGTGGCCTGGCCGGCAAGATATCCGCCCCAAATTCCGAAAACAATACTGATGGCAATAAGTAACGGATTGAAAATGACGCTTGCTAAGATTTTAGGTAAAATCAAAAAATTAGGTGAATTAACGCCCATAATATCTAAAGCGTCAATTTGCTCGGTAACCCGCATGGTGCCGATACTTGAAGCGATATAAGAACCTACTTTTCCGGCAAGAATCACCGAAATAATCGTGGGCGCAAATTCCAGAATCAATACCACCTTTGTGGCATAACCAATAAATGAATTGGGAATAGGAAAAGTGGATGCGGAGAAATTATTATACATCTGAATGGCGACCACCGCACCAACAAAGATGGAGGTAAACAGCGTCAACCCAAAAGAGTTTACACCCAAATCGTGGATCT encodes the following:
- a CDS encoding ABC transporter ATP-binding protein, which gives rise to MIEVKDLKKQFDEVEVLKGITTTFETGKVNLIIGQSGSGKTVFLKSLLNVYQPTSGGILFDGRDINKMSRDEKQLLRAEIGTVFQGSALFDSMTVEENITFPLDMFTNLSFREKKRRAFEVIGRVHLEKANRKYPSEISGGMQKRVAIARAIVNNPKYLFCDEPNSGLDPYTSNIIDDLLLEITKEYKTTTIINSHDMNSVMTIGEKIVYLRNGLKEWEGNKDVLINAGNKNLIDFVYSSELFKELREYFLETNKTSIENVITKPQTNEKNS
- a CDS encoding MlaE family ABC transporter permease is translated as MLKNLLGQVGAYFLLLSKTIKKPQKASVFFKLFMREIHDLGVNSFGLTLFTSIFVGAVVAIQMYNNFSASTFPIPNSFIGYATKVVLILEFAPTIISVILAGKVGSYIASSIGTMRVTEQIDALDIMGVNSPNFLILPKILASVIFNPLLIAISIVFGIWGGYLAGQATGSWSKADYITGIQMYMPSHFIWYAFLKTAVFAFLIATIPAYFGYNVKGGSLEVGRASTQAVVWTIVAIIVMNLILTQMFLS